One Hordeum vulgare subsp. vulgare chromosome 4H, MorexV3_pseudomolecules_assembly, whole genome shotgun sequence DNA window includes the following coding sequences:
- the LOC123450806 gene encoding probable LRR receptor-like serine/threonine-protein kinase At1g05700 — PYRCSSPAGVPVNGERAADHVHGAPGGTTIRHGYISIDCGYTASPDYTDSKTGLTYVSDASFINAGLIHTVDPSKMQQADLAQQYSTVRFFPNGTRNCYTLQSLTPGGKYLVRAAFGYGDYDTLNSPPTFDLYFGVNYWTTVTIVNTSTSYLYEIIAVAPAEFLHICLVDRGSGTPFISVLELRSLLPTLYPEASLAQSLVLLNFFRDTVNFGFNRYHFGTDDQNIRYPHDPYDRMWQKYEDVPNWIDVPNKTSGVVQNAPNDHYSPPSEVMLRASSPLNASRMDMWWSSDSSLTLDVGSNYFLVLYFTELEDKKVGFRHFNVSVDNYSLADAFSPSFFRASVLTWTVPRSSRYVVSLIATPNSTVGPVISGMEIYMLRQQNESTTYSADANAMMTIQMKFSVKKNWVGDPCSPVFFAWDGLECRYAPSSPRIIALNLSSSGLAGEVDISVGQLQLLQYLDLSHNKLSGSIPEFLGELTSLKYLDLSNNNFSGPIPGALLEKSQNGLLALRVDNNPNLCENYTCNNKKKKITGVLEIIVPVISSVALLSVVLLVCWHRIKNRQDAARPVNPFENRNFKYNELRLITDNFSKVIGKGGFGPVYFGSLENGTPVAVKVRSETSSQGHKEFLAEAQYLARVHHKNLVSLIGYCKDKKHLSLVYEYMDGGNLEDRLKGQVPLNWLQRLNIALDCAYGLHYLHKSCGRPMIHRDVKAVKILLTADLEARISDFGLTRAFSSEMSTHATTRPMGTSGYLDPEYYATSHLSEKSDVYSFGILLLVLITAQPVIVTANNAKRENISLWVRSRLLEGDIESLTDLRIRGHYDVNSVWKVAEMALHCTEHKRQDRPTMMEVVEGLKEGLQLENSSRSSVETGRQFAVC, encoded by the exons CCCTACCGTTGCTCTTCGCCCGCCGGCGTCCCGGTCAACGGCGAGCGCGCCGCCGACCACGTGCACGGGGCGCCAGGAGGCACTACTATTCGCCACG GTTACATAAGCATTGACTGTGGATATACAGCAAGCCCAGACTACACAGATAGCAAGACTGGCTTAACATATGTAAGCGACGCGAGTTTCATCAATGCAGGATTAATCCACACTGTTGACCCGAGCAAAATGCAGCAAGCTGACCTTGCACAGCAGTACTCTACCGTCCGCTTCTTCCCGAATGGGACCCGCAATTGCTACACGTTGCAGTCGCTAACACCGGGCGGCAAGTACCTCGTCAGGGCTGCATTTGGCTATGGTGACTATGACACACTAAACAGCCCCCCTACCTTTGATCTCTATTTTGGGGTCAACTACTGGACGACAGTGACCATTGTCAATACCAGTACATCATATCTTTATGAGATTATCGCTGTGGCCCCTGCCGAATTCCTGCATATATGCTTGGTGGACAGAGGATCAGGAACTCCTTTCATCTCAGTGCTTGAATTGAGGTCACTTTTACCGACACTTTATCCGGAGGCCAGTCTGGCACAGTCCCTGGTTTTGCTTAATTTCTTCCGCGACACAGTCAATTTTGGGTTCAACCGCTACCACTTTGGGACGGACGATCAAAACATCAG GTACCCACATGATCCCTATGACCGCATGTGGCAGAAGTATGAAGACGTCCCTAACTGGATTGACGTGCCCAACAAAACATCTGGGGTAGTCCAGAATGCCCCAAATGATCACTATAGTCCACCATCTGAAGTGATGCTTCGTGCATCCAGTCCATTGAATGCCTCGAGAATGGACATGTGGTGGAGTTCGGATTCATCCTTGACCCTTGACGTTGGCTCCAACTACTTTCTGGTGCTCTACTTCACTGAGTTGGAGGACAAAAAAGTAGGCTTTAGGCACTTCAATGTTTCAGTGGATAACTACTCGTTAGCCGATGCATTTAGCCCAAGCTTCTTCCGGGCTAGTGTTCTCACCTGGACTGTGCCAAGGTCAAGCCGTTATGTCGTCTCCCTCATAGCAACACCAAACTCCACGGTTGGTCCTGTGATCAGTGGCATGGAGATATATATGCTGCGGCAACAGAATGAATCTACCACTTACTCTGCAGACG CCAATGCCATGATGACCATCCAGATGAAATTCTCTGTGAAGAAGAATTGGGTGGGTGATCCATGCTCCCCTGTATTTTTTGCATGGGATGGCTTGGAATGTAGATATGCTCCCAGCAGTCCAAGAATAATAGCCTT AAACTTGTCATCCAGTGGATTGGCTGGTGAAGTTGATATTTCTGTTGGTCAGCTTCAGTTGCTCCAATACTT GGATCTATCTCACAACAAATTGTCAGGATCAATACCTGAATTTCTGGGTGAACTAACATCACTTAAATATCT GGATTTGTCAAATAACAACTTCAGTGGACCAATTCCTGGGGCTCTGCTAGAAAAATCTCAGAACGGTTTGCTGGCACTAAG GGTCGACAATAACCCAAACCTTTGTGAAAATTATACctgcaacaacaagaagaagaagataacggGTGTACTTGAGATTATTGTTCCAGTAATATCTTCAGTAGCTCTACTCTCTGTGGTTCTACTTGTTTGTTGGCACAGAATAAAGAATAGGCAAG ATGCGGCTCGCCCAGTTAATCCATTTGAGAACCGAAACTTCAAATACAACGAACTTAGGCTCATCACAGATAACTTTAGCAAGGTAATTGGAAAGGGTGGATTTGGCCCTGTCTATTTTGGTTCTTTGGAAAATGGAACTCCTGTTGCTGTGAAGGTGCGGTCGGAGACATCTTCACAAGGACATAAAGAGTTTTTAGCCGAG GCTCAATACTTGGCCAGGGTTCATCACAAGAACCTGGTGTCCTTAATTGGCTATTGCAAGGACAAGAAACATCTAAGCCTTGTCTATGAGTACATGGATGGAGGCAACCTAGAGGACCGACTCAAAG GTCAAGTACCCCTTaattggctgcaacgtcttaataTCGCATTGGACTGTGCCTACG GACTTCATTACCTGCACAAGTCCTGTGGCCGGCCGATGATTCATAGAGATGTGAAGGCCGTGAAAATCCTTCTTACTGCAGATCTCGAAGCAAGGATATCGGATTTTGGGCTGACAAGGGCTTTCAGCAGTGAAATGAGTACACATGCAACAACCCGACCAATGGGTACCAGCGGGTACCTGGACCCAGA GTACTATGCAACCTCACATCTAAGTGAGAAGAGCGATGTGTACAGCTTCGGAATCCTCCTCTTGGTGCTGATCACCGCGCAGCCAGTGATTGTCACCGCCAACAACGCCAAGAGAGAAAACATATCGCTTTGGGTACGCAGCAGGCTCTTGGAAGGCGATATCGAGAGCTTGACTGACCTGAGGATAAGAGGACATTATGATGTCAACTCTGTATGGAAGGTGGCAGAAATGGCCCTGCATTGCACGGAGCACAAGAGGCAGGACCGGCCAACGATGATGGAGGTCGTGGAGGGGCTGAAGGAGGGCTTGCAACTAGAGAATTCGTCGCGCTCCTCGGTTGAGACGGGCAGGCAGTTTGCTGTATGCTGA